From Chromohalobacter canadensis, one genomic window encodes:
- a CDS encoding LysR family transcriptional regulator codes for MPSRSETLMGQPSDADLRLLRIYRKVVECGGFSAAEVELNISRAAISMAMNDLETRLGLRLCQRGRGGFALTDEGAEVYDATLQLQTAVAGFRTRVNGLHARLKGELSIGITDNLVTMPEMYITDALSALKARGPEVRINIRMIPPSDIELGVLDGRLHTGVIPALKTLPGLAYLPLYEEASRLYCAADHPLFDTEDIDEERLAVHDAVVPAYAQTPEVKACHAPLKAAASATDREGIAFLILSGRYIGYLPTHYAERWVRDGRMRALNPERWHYLTHYSAITRKGAPPNLVVESYLEELGRLIQAPAIKPCD; via the coding sequence ATGCCTTCCCGCAGCGAGACCCTGATGGGGCAGCCGAGCGATGCCGACCTGCGTCTGCTGAGGATCTACCGCAAGGTCGTGGAGTGCGGCGGGTTCTCCGCCGCCGAAGTGGAACTCAACATCAGCCGTGCGGCGATCAGCATGGCGATGAACGACCTGGAGACACGGCTCGGCCTGCGGCTCTGCCAGCGAGGACGCGGCGGCTTCGCCCTCACCGACGAGGGCGCGGAGGTCTACGATGCCACCCTCCAGCTACAGACGGCCGTGGCGGGATTCCGAACCCGCGTCAATGGCTTGCATGCCCGTCTCAAGGGCGAGCTCAGCATCGGCATCACCGATAACCTGGTGACCATGCCCGAGATGTATATCACCGATGCCCTCAGCGCGCTCAAGGCGCGGGGGCCCGAGGTGCGCATCAATATCCGCATGATTCCGCCCAGCGACATCGAGCTGGGCGTGCTGGACGGTCGCTTGCATACCGGCGTGATCCCGGCGCTCAAGACATTGCCGGGTCTTGCGTATCTGCCGCTCTACGAGGAAGCGTCGCGGCTCTACTGCGCCGCCGATCATCCGCTCTTCGACACCGAGGACATAGACGAGGAGCGGCTCGCGGTACATGATGCCGTGGTGCCCGCCTACGCACAGACGCCGGAGGTCAAGGCGTGCCATGCCCCGCTCAAGGCCGCCGCCTCGGCGACCGACCGCGAAGGCATCGCCTTCTTGATCCTGTCCGGCCGCTATATCGGCTACTTGCCGACCCACTATGCCGAGCGCTGGGTGCGCGACGGCCGCATGCGTGCCTTGAATCCCGAACGCTGGCATTACCTGACCCACTACAGCGCCATCACCCGCAAGGGCGCGCCGCCCAACCTGGTCGTGGAAAGCTACCTCGAGGAGTTGGGGCGCCTGATCCAGGCGCCTGCAATCAAGCCTTGCGACTGA
- a CDS encoding alginate lyase family protein, protein MSTINDTDRNAGMRQCAGLLLVVFLTMGLALPALAMSIEERQKLDLSEYQVTETNASYFDVEARMTQLQHTENPLLLAQVDALATGPSCKQLLQVPPLDTKIRIPGFYPNPKEWREISGPLFQFEKTVANLAGAYVASGDIYYGKCLIRFLDKWAQHDALTQFYYDQAHPQAWFSTESMIFSAATAYSVVRGDVDGMDDSKQRVNDWLRRLAYKHKAIPGQPNNSCCNNHFYRRALYASMIGVLTEDDELFRFGVSAVYSALHDLTKEGAFRLEMKRGRRASHYQNYALLYLIPNMQIISRQGYDIFDKEIDGYTIEDAVDFAIDIFEDPSALGDMAPHEQYKEFLKDDQYLAWMEIYLSHVDNPRLAQFLKTMRPITNRGAGGYVTLYFMDPDAQQQAYTESQKQRSQVFEGLQ, encoded by the coding sequence ATGTCTACCATCAACGACACTGATCGCAACGCCGGAATGCGCCAATGCGCTGGCCTCTTGCTGGTTGTTTTCCTAACCATGGGCCTGGCACTGCCGGCCCTCGCCATGTCGATCGAAGAACGGCAGAAACTGGACCTCTCCGAATATCAGGTAACGGAAACCAATGCCTCCTACTTCGATGTCGAGGCACGCATGACGCAACTGCAGCACACGGAGAACCCCTTGCTGCTTGCCCAGGTCGATGCGCTGGCAACAGGACCCAGTTGCAAACAGCTGCTACAGGTCCCGCCGTTGGACACCAAGATCCGCATCCCGGGCTTCTACCCCAACCCCAAGGAATGGCGGGAAATCTCGGGGCCACTTTTCCAGTTCGAGAAGACCGTGGCCAACCTGGCCGGTGCTTATGTCGCAAGCGGCGACATCTATTACGGGAAATGCCTGATCCGTTTCCTCGACAAGTGGGCTCAGCACGATGCGTTGACCCAGTTCTACTATGACCAGGCCCACCCGCAAGCATGGTTCTCCACCGAGTCGATGATCTTCTCCGCCGCCACCGCCTACTCGGTCGTGCGCGGCGATGTCGACGGCATGGACGACTCAAAGCAGCGCGTCAATGACTGGCTGCGGCGTCTTGCCTACAAGCACAAGGCGATCCCCGGGCAGCCCAATAATAGCTGTTGCAACAATCACTTCTATCGTCGCGCGCTCTACGCCTCGATGATCGGCGTGCTCACCGAGGACGACGAGCTCTTCCGCTTCGGCGTCAGTGCGGTCTATTCCGCCCTGCACGACCTGACCAAGGAAGGTGCCTTCCGTCTCGAGATGAAACGTGGCCGTCGTGCCAGTCACTACCAGAATTACGCACTGCTTTATTTGATACCCAACATGCAGATTATTTCACGGCAGGGGTACGACATCTTCGACAAGGAAATCGACGGATACACCATCGAAGACGCCGTGGACTTCGCTATCGATATCTTCGAGGACCCTTCGGCGCTTGGCGACATGGCGCCGCACGAGCAGTACAAAGAGTTCCTCAAGGACGATCAGTATCTGGCCTGGATGGAGATCTACCTCAGTCACGTCGATAACCCGCGGCTCGCACAGTTTCTCAAGACGATGCGCCCCATCACCAATCGCGGCGCCGGGGGGTACGTGACGCTGTACTTCATGGATCCCGATGCGCAACAACAGGCATATACCGAATCGCAAAAACAGCGCTCTCAGGTTTTCGAGGGTCTGCAATAA
- a CDS encoding CoA-acylating methylmalonate-semialdehyde dehydrogenase, with amino-acid sequence MTTLGHLINGSRVTGEGRTQDIFNPSTGEVGGQVSLASKATVEDAIAAAQAAYPAWRDTPPAKRARVMFNFKQLLEQNTDEIARLIGQEHGKIVHDAKGELQRGIENVEYACGVPELLKGEHSKNTGPGIDSWSEFQPLGVVAGITPFNFPAMVPLWMYPMAIACGNTFVLKPSERDPTSALYIAELALEAGLPAGVLNVVNGDKEAVDTLLDDDRVKAVSFVGSTPIAETLYQRASANGKRCQALGGAKNHAIVMPDADMDNVVNSLNGAAFGSSGERCMALSVAVAVGDETADALIGKMQTQMKTLKVGPFHDAENDFGPVITKAHQEKVCGYIDSAEQQGADIVVDGRGAQVAGHEHGFYVGGTLIDRVTPDMTCYLEEIFGPVLLVVRVGTMEEAMRLIDDHEYGNGTCIYTRDGEAARYFSDHIQVGMVGINVPLPVPVSYHSFGGWKRSLFGDLAAYGPDAVRFYTKRKTVTQRWPSAGVREGAQFSFPS; translated from the coding sequence ATGACCACACTCGGCCATCTGATCAACGGCTCACGCGTCACCGGAGAAGGACGCACCCAGGATATCTTCAATCCCTCCACCGGTGAGGTCGGCGGCCAGGTGAGCCTGGCCAGCAAGGCCACCGTCGAGGACGCCATCGCCGCCGCCCAGGCCGCCTATCCGGCCTGGCGCGATACGCCGCCCGCCAAGCGGGCGCGGGTGATGTTCAACTTCAAGCAGTTGCTGGAGCAGAACACCGACGAGATCGCCCGGCTGATCGGCCAGGAGCACGGCAAGATCGTCCATGACGCCAAGGGCGAACTGCAGCGCGGCATCGAGAACGTGGAATATGCCTGCGGCGTGCCGGAGCTGCTCAAGGGTGAGCACAGCAAGAACACCGGGCCCGGCATCGACTCCTGGAGCGAGTTCCAGCCGCTGGGCGTGGTGGCCGGCATCACGCCGTTCAACTTCCCGGCCATGGTGCCGCTGTGGATGTATCCCATGGCCATCGCCTGCGGCAACACCTTCGTGCTCAAGCCCTCCGAGCGCGACCCGACCTCGGCGCTCTACATCGCCGAGCTGGCCCTTGAAGCGGGCCTGCCCGCCGGTGTGCTAAACGTGGTCAACGGCGACAAGGAGGCGGTCGATACCCTGCTCGACGACGACCGCGTGAAGGCCGTGAGCTTCGTCGGTTCAACGCCGATCGCCGAAACCCTCTACCAGCGTGCCAGTGCCAACGGCAAGCGCTGCCAGGCCCTCGGCGGCGCCAAGAACCACGCCATCGTGATGCCCGACGCCGACATGGACAACGTGGTCAACTCCCTGAACGGGGCTGCTTTCGGTTCCTCGGGGGAGCGCTGCATGGCGCTGTCGGTGGCGGTGGCCGTGGGCGACGAGACCGCCGACGCGTTGATCGGCAAGATGCAGACGCAGATGAAGACCCTGAAGGTCGGGCCCTTCCATGACGCCGAGAACGACTTCGGCCCGGTGATCACCAAGGCCCACCAGGAGAAGGTCTGCGGCTACATCGACAGCGCCGAGCAGCAGGGCGCTGATATCGTGGTCGACGGTCGCGGTGCCCAGGTGGCGGGGCACGAGCACGGCTTTTATGTCGGCGGGACGCTGATCGACCGCGTCACGCCCGACATGACGTGCTATCTCGAGGAGATTTTCGGGCCGGTGCTGCTGGTGGTGCGTGTCGGCACAATGGAAGAGGCCATGCGGCTGATCGACGATCACGAATATGGCAACGGCACCTGCATCTACACCCGTGACGGCGAGGCGGCGCGTTACTTCAGCGATCATATCCAGGTGGGCATGGTCGGCATCAACGTGCCGTTGCCGGTGCCGGTTTCTTATCACAGCTTCGGCGGCTGGAAGCGCTCGCTGTTCGGCGACCTGGCCGCCTACGGGCCGGACGCCGTGCGCTTTTACACCAAACGAAAGACCGTGACCCAGCGTTGGCCATCGGCCGGCGTCCGAGAGGGTGCGCAGTTCTCCTTTCCTTCCTGA
- a CDS encoding tetratricopeptide repeat protein: MFNHPHRDGGRSPWRVLLHLSPLMIAISGCTALDEAPRDYAAPPVPQQYADWFDGGFPLDMDGMDWGRLDFARQSAEKGNYDQAIARFKALGQEGLLPAYYYLGKIYDNGEAVPRDPELAARYYANVLHRPNALLGNASVKLGRLYRDGDGVERNPALAFHLFRQGIDQGKADQAAVPLAEMLLAGEGVERDPQRALSLYERAADAGDTDALRELANAYQQDGWYQADPAKVQTYAQRYEDALLSLARQGDVDAMTDLASLYSQDGLLGHRPDEQRRWLNKAAESDDPAVLADVGQALLKNGDRSGAMAILETAAKAGDVEAMTHLGSALLDDDASSSRPEEAERWLAKAAEQGSPQAAITLGRTYLAGETLPQSRQRGIRLLEKAAGTGDPLALAVLGDIYLDGEHGIAAQPQKAIDYLERSHQADSAYATAQLGEAYLKGTGVAQNPQRAETLLKDAAQAGQTYAARLLGEAYLNGTRLPADVSAGQALLEKAVSAEDTTAMTVLGKAYLDGPLKGQNDGKAIALLTQAANQGDDYAMLVLGRAYRDGTGVPRDYDKAARWLERAQAAGHESARQALARLYRERGEGNGSIQATLHAAKLGNPGAMTDLGRAYLKGERGLEQDTDKANQWLTKAYQAGHAGAAATLGRAYLQGDKFPRNTTKGIRYLEAAVAREHVGATADLGTRLLDGEDVDAEPERGARLLERAMQGGNLGAMQTLGQAYLKGHGVEREPQRGIELLTHAAQRGNAYAAQILGEAYLSGTGVDKNPAKAKEWLSRAAEAGSLSSQANLGRSLLYGRDGIAQNAKRGLSMLTAAAEQGHAGAQATLGRAYLRGEVTEQDKTKGANYLFRAARQGHPTARLALAKAYLWQQGLENANQDQALLWLDQTLESKGQAALKTMRDLLQNSQAAEVASDVDRAGDADRTSS, from the coding sequence ATGTTCAATCATCCCCACCGAGATGGCGGCAGATCCCCCTGGCGGGTGCTGCTGCACCTTTCTCCGCTGATGATAGCCATCAGCGGCTGTACGGCCCTCGACGAGGCGCCCCGGGATTACGCCGCCCCCCCGGTGCCCCAGCAGTACGCTGACTGGTTCGACGGTGGCTTTCCCCTCGACATGGATGGCATGGACTGGGGACGTCTGGACTTCGCGCGCCAATCCGCCGAGAAAGGCAACTACGACCAGGCGATCGCCAGGTTCAAGGCTCTGGGCCAGGAAGGTCTGCTGCCTGCCTATTACTATCTCGGCAAAATCTATGACAATGGCGAGGCAGTACCACGCGATCCCGAGCTTGCGGCTCGGTACTACGCCAACGTCCTGCACCGGCCCAATGCGTTGCTGGGCAATGCCTCGGTCAAGCTGGGGCGTCTCTACCGAGACGGCGATGGTGTCGAAAGGAACCCCGCCTTGGCGTTCCATCTTTTTCGTCAAGGCATTGACCAGGGCAAGGCTGACCAAGCTGCCGTACCGCTCGCCGAAATGCTACTCGCCGGCGAGGGGGTCGAGCGCGATCCCCAGCGTGCCTTGTCCCTCTACGAGCGGGCCGCCGACGCCGGCGACACGGACGCGCTGCGCGAGCTGGCCAATGCCTATCAGCAAGATGGTTGGTACCAGGCCGATCCCGCCAAGGTCCAGACCTACGCCCAGCGTTATGAAGACGCGCTTCTCTCGCTGGCCCGACAAGGCGATGTCGACGCCATGACCGATCTCGCATCTCTCTATAGCCAAGACGGCCTCTTGGGTCATCGCCCCGACGAGCAACGTCGCTGGTTGAACAAGGCCGCGGAATCCGACGACCCCGCTGTGCTCGCTGACGTCGGCCAGGCCTTGCTCAAGAATGGTGATAGATCGGGTGCAATGGCCATACTCGAGACGGCGGCCAAGGCCGGTGATGTCGAAGCCATGACCCATTTGGGCAGTGCTCTACTCGATGACGATGCGTCGTCGTCACGTCCAGAAGAAGCCGAAAGGTGGTTGGCCAAAGCTGCCGAACAGGGATCGCCCCAGGCAGCCATCACTCTGGGCAGGACTTATCTCGCCGGCGAGACCTTGCCGCAATCACGTCAACGAGGCATACGCCTATTGGAAAAGGCCGCGGGCACCGGAGACCCTCTCGCCCTGGCAGTGCTTGGCGATATCTATCTCGATGGCGAACACGGCATCGCAGCCCAACCGCAAAAGGCCATCGACTATCTCGAACGCAGCCATCAGGCCGACAGCGCTTATGCTACAGCGCAGCTCGGCGAGGCTTATCTCAAGGGAACCGGCGTCGCCCAGAACCCGCAACGCGCCGAGACACTGCTCAAGGATGCAGCCCAGGCCGGCCAGACTTATGCCGCACGCCTGCTGGGCGAAGCCTACCTCAACGGTACGCGACTTCCCGCCGATGTCTCAGCCGGCCAGGCGCTGCTCGAAAAGGCCGTGTCGGCCGAGGACACTACCGCCATGACAGTGCTGGGCAAGGCCTATCTCGATGGCCCACTCAAAGGTCAGAACGACGGCAAGGCCATCGCGTTGCTGACCCAAGCCGCTAACCAGGGTGACGACTATGCCATGCTCGTGCTGGGACGAGCCTATCGTGACGGGACGGGAGTTCCCCGCGACTATGACAAGGCCGCACGCTGGCTCGAGCGTGCCCAAGCCGCCGGTCACGAATCCGCTCGTCAGGCCCTGGCACGCTTGTACCGTGAACGTGGCGAAGGCAATGGCAGCATTCAGGCCACACTCCATGCTGCCAAGCTTGGCAACCCCGGCGCCATGACCGATCTCGGACGCGCCTATCTCAAGGGCGAACGCGGCCTCGAGCAAGATACCGACAAAGCCAACCAGTGGCTGACCAAGGCTTATCAAGCTGGCCACGCGGGAGCTGCGGCCACCTTGGGGCGCGCTTACCTTCAAGGCGACAAATTCCCCAGGAATACGACCAAGGGAATAAGATATCTGGAAGCCGCTGTCGCGCGTGAGCATGTGGGCGCCACCGCCGATCTAGGCACGAGATTGCTCGACGGCGAGGATGTCGACGCCGAGCCCGAACGTGGCGCACGCCTCCTTGAGCGTGCCATGCAAGGTGGCAACCTAGGCGCCATGCAGACACTAGGCCAAGCGTATCTCAAGGGCCATGGTGTCGAGCGCGAACCGCAGCGCGGTATCGAACTACTGACGCATGCTGCCCAGCGGGGTAACGCCTATGCCGCCCAGATTCTGGGCGAGGCCTATCTTAGCGGCACCGGCGTGGACAAGAACCCGGCCAAGGCGAAAGAGTGGCTAAGTCGCGCCGCCGAGGCGGGAAGCCTGTCATCGCAGGCAAATCTCGGGCGCTCGCTGCTCTATGGTCGCGACGGCATCGCCCAGAATGCCAAACGCGGTCTGTCCATGCTCACCGCAGCAGCCGAGCAAGGCCACGCCGGGGCCCAAGCGACATTGGGGCGCGCCTATCTACGTGGCGAAGTGACCGAGCAGGATAAAACCAAGGGCGCCAACTATCTGTTCCGCGCGGCGCGCCAAGGGCATCCCACCGCACGCCTCGCGCTAGCCAAAGCGTACCTCTGGCAACAAGGGCTGGAGAATGCCAACCAGGATCAGGCGCTGCTTTGGCTCGATCAGACGCTGGAAAGTAAGGGACAAGCCGCACTGAAGACGATGCGCGATCTGCTTCAAAACAGCCAGGCCGCCGAAGTGGCCAGTGACGTCGATCGTGCAGGCGATGCTGACAGAACGTCTTCCTGA
- a CDS encoding serine hydrolase domain-containing protein: MLPLRRCPWRLSLLTITLASMALPAMAAIDRPALEQAAQRIGDLPRTHTLLIAVDGETLVARGWRGHSPDDITNIKSLSKTLISALVGAAIARDVIQGVDQPIAELLGERVPRDADPRVHDIKIGHLLSMQAGLERTSGANYGGWVASDDWVGNALSRPFVADPGGRMLYSTGNSHLLSAALTDASGRDTLTLMREWLGAPLGIEIPPWTRDPQGIYFGGNEMGLTPRALLKIGELYRQQGMYDGERVLPAEWIERSWQARTRSHFNQDDYGYGWFSTQLADTPVYYGWGYGGQLLFVVPEHDATLVMTSDPTPPSNGSDYLNRVKAVVADAIEAID, from the coding sequence ATGTTGCCCTTACGACGTTGCCCCTGGCGCTTATCGCTACTGACCATCACGCTCGCCAGCATGGCACTGCCCGCCATGGCGGCCATTGATCGCCCGGCACTCGAGCAAGCCGCACAACGCATCGGCGACTTGCCACGCACGCATACCCTGCTCATCGCCGTCGACGGCGAGACTCTCGTCGCCCGTGGCTGGCGCGGCCACTCCCCCGATGACATCACCAATATCAAGTCGCTCTCCAAGACACTCATCTCGGCCCTGGTGGGCGCCGCTATCGCACGTGATGTCATCCAGGGCGTCGACCAACCGATCGCTGAATTGCTAGGCGAGCGAGTGCCTCGTGACGCCGATCCTCGTGTCCACGACATCAAGATCGGCCACCTGCTGTCGATGCAGGCTGGGCTCGAGCGCACCTCCGGCGCCAACTACGGTGGCTGGGTGGCCAGCGACGACTGGGTCGGCAATGCCTTGTCGCGCCCCTTCGTCGCCGATCCCGGCGGTCGTATGCTGTATTCGACCGGCAACAGCCATCTGCTGTCGGCCGCGCTGACCGACGCCAGTGGCCGCGATACGCTCACTTTGATGCGCGAATGGCTGGGGGCGCCCCTGGGGATCGAGATACCGCCCTGGACGCGTGACCCGCAAGGCATCTATTTCGGTGGGAACGAAATGGGGCTCACGCCACGCGCCTTGCTGAAAATCGGTGAGCTATATCGGCAACAAGGCATGTACGACGGCGAGCGCGTGCTTCCCGCAGAATGGATAGAGCGTTCCTGGCAAGCACGTACCCGTTCGCATTTCAATCAGGACGACTACGGCTACGGATGGTTCAGCACCCAGCTTGCCGATACGCCGGTCTATTATGGCTGGGGATATGGTGGGCAATTGCTTTTCGTGGTGCCGGAGCATGACGCCACCCTTGTCATGACCAGCGACCCCACGCCACCCTCCAACGGCAGCGATTACTTGAATCGCGTCAAGGCGGTGGTCGCCGATGCCATCGAGGCCATTGACTGA
- a CDS encoding DMT family transporter: MKESSLETVAARPDVASPRLRRGLDMPAGIAMTGFCLVLGLQQVAIKAVADDITPLSQVALRSLLAGVLVLIIARIQGIGLAAFRGRLGAGILVGLGFAGEFAFVAWGLNYTLASHMSVFLYTAPVFAALGLHLWVPGEQLARHQWWGIGVAFAGMLVAMAPSASPGAPAGDILLGDTLGLLAGLSWAATTLVVRRSSLSEAPPVQTLTYQLLTAGALLLPITLWLGDWQHVTSSGMALASMTFQTLVISFGALLLWFALLRRYWASQLGVFSFLSPIFGVLFGAVLLDEPLTVNFVLGGAAILSGIVLVSRKA, from the coding sequence ATGAAGGAATCTTCCTTGGAGACTGTCGCGGCAAGGCCGGATGTGGCGTCGCCTCGATTGCGGCGTGGCCTGGATATGCCTGCCGGCATTGCGATGACCGGGTTTTGCCTGGTGCTGGGGCTGCAGCAGGTAGCCATCAAGGCCGTGGCCGACGATATCACGCCCTTGAGCCAGGTCGCGTTGCGCTCGCTGCTGGCGGGAGTGCTGGTGCTGATCATTGCGCGTATTCAGGGCATCGGCCTGGCGGCGTTCCGTGGCCGGCTGGGAGCGGGCATTCTGGTTGGCCTGGGCTTTGCGGGCGAGTTCGCTTTCGTCGCATGGGGGCTCAATTACACCCTGGCGTCGCATATGTCGGTGTTTTTGTACACGGCACCGGTGTTCGCTGCCCTGGGGTTGCATCTTTGGGTACCGGGCGAACAGCTGGCGCGACATCAATGGTGGGGAATCGGCGTGGCATTCGCGGGCATGCTGGTTGCTATGGCGCCTTCGGCCTCGCCCGGCGCGCCAGCCGGCGACATCCTCCTGGGTGACACCCTGGGTTTGCTGGCGGGATTGTCATGGGCCGCCACTACCCTGGTGGTGCGTCGTTCCTCGCTCTCCGAGGCACCGCCCGTGCAAACGCTGACGTACCAGCTCTTGACCGCGGGCGCGCTGTTGTTGCCTATCACGTTGTGGTTGGGCGATTGGCAACACGTCACGTCCAGCGGCATGGCCCTAGCCAGCATGACCTTCCAGACGCTGGTCATCTCGTTCGGCGCCTTGCTCTTGTGGTTCGCCTTGCTGCGCCGTTACTGGGCCTCGCAACTGGGCGTGTTCTCGTTCTTGTCGCCGATCTTCGGCGTGCTGTTCGGAGCCGTGCTGCTCGATGAGCCCTTGACCGTGAACTTCGTGCTCGGCGGCGCAGCGATTCTTTCGGGCATCGTACTGGTCAGTCGCAAGGCTTGA
- a CDS encoding GFA family protein gives MSASQESQGTCLCGAVSIRVSLASYGVSVCHCRMCQTWSGGPMLAIESDEPMTFKGEENVSVYASSDWAERGFCRQCGTHLFYRLANGQHYAFPVGLLDTGEPWTIGQQIFIDEKPSFYDFTNDTLRLTGDEVFAQFAGSVDS, from the coding sequence ATGTCAGCATCCCAAGAGAGCCAAGGCACCTGCCTGTGTGGCGCCGTCAGTATTCGCGTGTCGCTCGCCAGTTACGGCGTGAGTGTCTGCCACTGTCGCATGTGCCAAACCTGGAGCGGCGGCCCAATGCTTGCCATCGAAAGCGACGAACCCATGACTTTCAAGGGCGAGGAAAACGTCAGCGTTTATGCTTCTTCGGACTGGGCCGAACGCGGCTTCTGCCGACAGTGTGGCACGCACCTCTTCTACCGTCTCGCCAATGGCCAGCACTACGCCTTTCCCGTCGGTTTGCTGGATACCGGCGAACCCTGGACCATCGGCCAACAGATTTTCATCGACGAAAAACCGAGCTTCTACGATTTCACCAACGACACTCTCCGCCTGACCGGCGACGAGGTCTTCGCGCAATTCGCGGGCAGTGTCGACAGCTAG
- a CDS encoding aspartate aminotransferase family protein yields MSDREFPHTAGLSPEQLDAYWMPYTGNRQFKRDPRLIVGAKGSYLTDSQGRQVFDALSGLWTCGAGHCRPEITEAVSRQLGELDYAPAFQYGHPKAFELAHRLRELTPQGLDHVFFTGSGSESADTSLKIARAYWRKKGKPSKTKLIGRAKGYHGVNFGGFSLGGIGANRTVFGQGVDADHLPHTLLKENAFTQGMPERGAERADELLELIALHDASNIAAVIVEPLAGSAGVIPPPKGYLKRLREICDAHEILLIFDEVITGFGRMGSMTGAEEFGVVPDLLNVAKQLTNGAVPMGAVIVQGEIYRTFMEQGGPDYMLELPHGYTYSGHPVACAAALAALDVLENDRLIERVKEMAPTFENALHSLKGTRYISDIRNYGLAGALQIEPYPGEPGRRPFEIAMKCWEKGYYVRYGGDTIQLGLPFIVEREEIDRLVNVLGDAIGELE; encoded by the coding sequence ATGTCGGATCGCGAGTTTCCGCATACGGCGGGTTTGAGCCCGGAACAGTTGGATGCCTACTGGATGCCGTATACCGGCAATCGTCAATTCAAGCGCGACCCGCGCCTCATCGTGGGCGCCAAGGGCAGCTATCTTACCGATTCCCAGGGTCGCCAAGTCTTCGATGCGCTCTCGGGGCTGTGGACCTGCGGCGCGGGGCATTGCCGCCCCGAGATCACCGAGGCGGTCAGTCGCCAGCTTGGCGAATTGGATTACGCACCGGCCTTCCAGTACGGCCATCCCAAGGCCTTCGAACTGGCCCACCGGCTTCGGGAATTGACGCCTCAGGGCCTCGATCACGTGTTCTTCACCGGCTCCGGCTCGGAGAGTGCCGATACCTCGCTGAAGATAGCGCGTGCTTACTGGCGCAAGAAGGGCAAGCCGAGCAAGACCAAGCTGATCGGGCGTGCCAAGGGGTATCACGGCGTCAACTTCGGTGGTTTCAGTCTGGGCGGCATCGGTGCCAATCGCACCGTGTTCGGCCAGGGCGTCGATGCCGACCACCTACCCCACACCCTGTTGAAGGAAAACGCCTTCACTCAGGGCATGCCCGAGCGGGGGGCCGAGCGCGCCGATGAGTTGCTGGAGCTGATCGCGCTGCATGATGCCTCCAACATTGCGGCGGTGATCGTCGAGCCGCTGGCCGGCTCCGCTGGGGTGATTCCGCCGCCCAAAGGCTATCTCAAGCGCCTGCGCGAGATCTGCGATGCGCATGAAATCTTGCTCATCTTTGACGAGGTCATCACCGGCTTCGGGCGTATGGGATCGATGACCGGGGCCGAGGAGTTCGGCGTGGTGCCGGACCTTCTCAATGTCGCTAAGCAACTGACCAATGGTGCAGTGCCCATGGGGGCGGTGATCGTACAGGGCGAGATCTACCGGACGTTCATGGAGCAGGGCGGCCCCGACTATATGCTCGAGCTGCCTCACGGCTATACCTATTCGGGACACCCGGTGGCTTGTGCCGCCGCCTTGGCCGCACTGGATGTGCTCGAGAACGACCGCCTGATCGAGCGAGTCAAGGAAATGGCGCCGACCTTCGAAAATGCGCTGCATTCTCTCAAGGGGACGCGCTACATCAGCGACATCCGCAATTATGGTCTCGCCGGCGCCCTGCAGATCGAACCTTACCCCGGCGAGCCGGGGCGGCGTCCTTTCGAGATCGCCATGAAGTGCTGGGAAAAGGGCTACTACGTGCGCTATGGCGGCGACACCATCCAGCTCGGCCTGCCGTTCATCGTCGAGCGCGAGGAGATCGATCGCCTCGTCAATGTGCTGGGCGACGCCATCGGCGAACTGGAATAA